In one window of Tellurirhabdus rosea DNA:
- a CDS encoding DUF58 domain-containing protein: MDEFLKKLHKYEIRIRKAVNSQMRGSFSSVFKGTGLEFSDLRTYQYGDDVRAIDWNVSSKGHGTFVKIFREEKDQTVFFVVDVSASQEVGTADRSKLDTTKEVCGILATSAMREASHVGLYCFSDKKEKYLKPSNSMKHGYQLIMSLFKLQPESVRTNLADALLFTLNILKRKSVVFLVSDFIDAGYEHNLKALARKHDLVVVHMYDRRETSLPRLGIIPVYDTESRRMVWINTSSRSFREQQRQTFRESQQQLERLCRQYNANYVALDAQEDYVPKLIDLFRVRKAK, from the coding sequence ATGGATGAATTCCTGAAAAAACTCCATAAATACGAAATCCGTATCCGTAAAGCGGTCAATTCGCAGATGCGCGGCAGTTTCAGTTCGGTATTCAAAGGGACCGGACTGGAGTTCAGCGACCTGCGGACGTACCAGTACGGCGACGACGTGCGGGCCATCGACTGGAACGTATCGTCGAAAGGACACGGGACGTTCGTCAAAATTTTTCGGGAAGAAAAAGACCAGACCGTTTTTTTCGTCGTGGACGTCAGCGCCTCGCAGGAAGTGGGAACGGCCGACCGTTCGAAGCTCGACACCACCAAGGAAGTGTGCGGCATTCTGGCAACTTCGGCCATGCGGGAGGCGAGCCATGTGGGGCTCTACTGCTTTTCGGACAAAAAAGAAAAGTACCTGAAGCCCTCCAACAGCATGAAGCACGGCTACCAGCTCATCATGAGCCTCTTCAAGCTGCAGCCCGAATCGGTCCGGACGAATCTGGCCGACGCGCTGCTTTTTACGCTCAATATCCTCAAACGCAAAAGCGTTGTTTTTCTGGTTTCGGACTTCATCGACGCGGGATACGAGCACAACCTCAAGGCCCTGGCCCGCAAACACGACCTGGTCGTGGTGCACATGTACGACCGCCGCGAAACCAGCCTGCCCCGGCTGGGCATCATCCCCGTGTACGATACCGAAAGCCGCCGGATGGTCTGGATCAACACCTCATCCCGGTCTTTCCGGGAGCAGCAGCGGCAGACGTTCCGGGAAAGCCAGCAGCAGCTCGAACGGCTGTGCCGCCAGTACAACGCCAATTACGTCGCCCTCGACGCCCAGGAAGACTACGTTCCGAAGCTGATCGATCTGTTCCGGGTGCGGAAGGCGAAATGA
- a CDS encoding DUF4296 domain-containing protein, translating to MKTNDEARRYSRRAVRRWVYGFWIFGWTLLAWACQPKEDKPDNLIPEDKMVEVLTDIHLAEARVTKLGIIATDSQNLVYRKLEKQIYARYQLDTGTYYRSYQYYSSNPEKFASLYKQVIAKLEEKKQEDQKKTK from the coding sequence ATGAAAACTAACGACGAAGCACGTCGCTATTCCCGCCGGGCGGTTCGCCGCTGGGTATACGGTTTCTGGATTTTTGGCTGGACGCTGCTGGCCTGGGCCTGCCAGCCGAAGGAAGACAAGCCGGACAACCTGATTCCGGAAGACAAAATGGTGGAGGTGCTGACCGATATTCATCTGGCCGAAGCCCGGGTTACAAAGCTGGGAATCATCGCAACCGACTCGCAGAATCTGGTTTACCGGAAATTGGAAAAGCAGATTTACGCCCGTTACCAGCTGGATACCGGCACCTATTACCGAAGCTACCAGTATTATTCCTCCAACCCGGAAAAGTTTGCCTCGCTTTATAAACAGGTGATTGCCAAACTCGAAGAAAAGAAGCAGGAGGATCAGAAGAAAACGAAATAA
- the hemG gene encoding protoporphyrinogen oxidase, with the protein MIAIIGAGISGLALALELQKRGLSYRLFEAGEEVGGVIRSRREGPYLREIGPNSLLVDQPLLTYIDELGLTPALRFSKPISKARYVYREGAYRKLPSGPLSLLFGRYFSWKTIRAIWNERNNRTLSPPGETLAAFFRRRFSQEIVDYALTPFVTGVYAGDPEKLLVAETFPSLVEYEKKYGSVLRGFLKAAGAGRRQTVSFREGMQMLPQAIASRLTALNLNDPVEALTRTGSNWTVAARSGTYNATAVVLATDTLTAARLLKTTFPDTAEAIGKIDYPPMTAVHTVYKRAEVAHPLDGFGGLNPKAENRFCAGHIWNSSTFEDRCPADEVLLTTFVGGRLSPQNAAMPDEITLRNVRQEHQQAFGISGKPVQQWLARWERAIPQYDAAYLAAKASVGALEQSGVFVCANWYGGISLPDGIRKAGELAGRLTD; encoded by the coding sequence ATGATTGCTATTATCGGTGCCGGAATTTCGGGCCTTGCGCTGGCCCTCGAATTGCAGAAGCGCGGGCTGTCGTACCGCCTTTTTGAAGCGGGGGAAGAAGTCGGCGGAGTGATCCGGTCGCGGCGGGAAGGGCCTTATCTGCGCGAAATCGGGCCCAACTCCCTGCTGGTTGACCAGCCCTTACTGACGTACATCGACGAACTGGGCCTTACCCCGGCCCTGCGCTTCAGCAAGCCCATCAGCAAGGCCCGCTACGTTTACCGGGAGGGTGCCTACCGAAAACTGCCGTCCGGGCCGTTGTCGCTCCTGTTTGGCCGGTATTTCAGCTGGAAAACCATCCGGGCCATCTGGAACGAACGCAACAACCGGACGCTCTCGCCGCCGGGCGAAACACTGGCCGCGTTTTTTCGCCGCCGTTTTTCGCAGGAAATCGTGGATTACGCCCTGACGCCGTTCGTAACGGGCGTCTACGCCGGCGACCCCGAGAAACTGCTGGTCGCCGAGACGTTCCCGAGTCTGGTGGAATACGAGAAAAAATACGGTTCGGTGCTGCGGGGCTTCCTGAAGGCTGCCGGGGCAGGGCGCCGGCAGACCGTTAGTTTCCGGGAGGGCATGCAGATGCTGCCCCAGGCCATCGCCAGCCGCCTGACGGCCCTGAACCTAAACGACCCCGTTGAGGCGCTGACTCGAACGGGGAGCAACTGGACCGTTGCGGCCCGGAGCGGCACGTACAATGCCACGGCGGTGGTGCTGGCTACGGATACGCTGACGGCGGCCCGGCTGTTAAAAACGACCTTCCCGGACACTGCCGAGGCCATCGGGAAAATTGACTACCCACCCATGACCGCCGTGCACACAGTGTACAAACGGGCCGAGGTGGCGCATCCGCTCGACGGCTTCGGCGGTCTGAATCCCAAGGCGGAAAACCGCTTCTGCGCCGGCCACATCTGGAACAGCTCCACGTTTGAAGACCGCTGTCCGGCGGATGAGGTACTGCTGACGACGTTCGTCGGCGGGCGCCTGTCGCCGCAGAACGCGGCCATGCCAGATGAAATTACGCTGCGCAACGTCCGGCAGGAGCACCAGCAGGCGTTTGGCATTTCCGGCAAACCCGTACAACAGTGGCTCGCCCGGTGGGAGCGGGCCATTCCCCAGTACGATGCCGCTTATCTGGCCGCTAAAGCGTCTGTGGGTGCCCTTGAGCAGAGCGGAGTCTTTGTCTGCGCCAACTGGTATGGCGGCATTAGTCTGCCGGACGGCATCAGGAAAGCCGGAGAGCTGGCGGGCAGACTTACCGATTAA
- a CDS encoding polyprenol monophosphomannose synthase produces MKECLVVIPTYNEIENIEAIIRKVFTLSVPFEVLIVDDGSPDGTAVCVKNLQQREFGGRLHLLERRGKLGLGTAYIEGFRWALGQGYQYIFEMDADFSHNPEDLVRLYEACSREGADAAVGSRYIRGVNVVNWPMGRVLMSYFAGHYVRFITGMPIMDPTAGFICYKREVLETILSNQIRFVGYAFQIEMKFLTWKYGFRLTEVPIIFTDRTKGVSKMSTKIFKEAVFGVIQMKVESFFKHYIPPKKQPKPVVDEPAVV; encoded by the coding sequence TTGAAAGAGTGTCTGGTGGTCATTCCGACCTATAACGAAATCGAGAATATTGAGGCAATTATCCGGAAAGTCTTCACGCTTTCGGTGCCGTTTGAGGTGCTGATCGTGGACGACGGCTCGCCGGACGGGACGGCCGTGTGCGTTAAGAATCTGCAGCAGCGGGAGTTTGGCGGCCGTCTGCACCTGCTGGAGCGGCGCGGCAAACTGGGCCTGGGAACGGCGTACATTGAAGGATTCCGCTGGGCTCTGGGCCAGGGGTACCAGTATATTTTCGAGATGGACGCCGATTTCTCGCACAATCCCGAAGACCTGGTGCGGCTCTACGAAGCCTGTTCGCGCGAGGGCGCCGATGCCGCCGTAGGTTCCCGCTACATCCGGGGCGTCAACGTCGTCAACTGGCCGATGGGGCGCGTGCTGATGTCGTATTTTGCTGGCCACTACGTACGCTTCATCACCGGCATGCCGATCATGGACCCAACCGCCGGATTTATCTGCTACAAACGGGAAGTGCTGGAAACCATCCTGAGCAACCAGATTCGGTTTGTGGGGTATGCCTTCCAGATCGAGATGAAGTTTCTGACCTGGAAATACGGCTTCCGCCTGACGGAAGTGCCCATCATCTTCACCGACCGGACCAAAGGCGTTTCCAAGATGTCTACCAAAATATTTAAGGAAGCGGTTTTTGGCGTTATTCAGATGAAAGTGGAAAGCTTCTTCAAGCATTACATACCGCCTAAAAAGCAGCCGAAGCCGGTGGTGGATGAACCGGCAGTCGTTTAA
- a CDS encoding YciE/YciF ferroxidase family protein, with protein sequence MKTVNELLEHELQDLYSAETQALEAYPTLIESAQDQQLKKAFEMHMKQTQKQVERLEKACELMGCDPEGETCVGIQGLIEETENVLDEVEGEIADAALIGCAQKMEHYEIAAYGTARTLAQQAGMREIADLLEQTLNEEKETDAKLTKIAEGRVNKKAADSK encoded by the coding sequence ATGAAAACCGTAAACGAACTGCTGGAACACGAATTGCAGGACCTCTACTCTGCCGAAACCCAGGCGCTGGAAGCGTATCCGACCCTGATCGAAAGCGCTCAGGATCAACAGCTTAAAAAGGCTTTTGAAATGCACATGAAGCAGACCCAGAAGCAGGTCGAACGTCTGGAGAAAGCCTGTGAACTGATGGGCTGCGATCCGGAAGGCGAAACCTGCGTGGGTATTCAGGGCCTGATCGAAGAAACCGAAAATGTGCTGGACGAGGTGGAAGGTGAAATCGCCGATGCGGCGCTGATCGGCTGCGCTCAGAAAATGGAGCACTACGAAATCGCGGCCTACGGCACGGCCCGCACGCTGGCCCAGCAGGCCGGTATGCGCGAAATCGCCGATCTGCTGGAGCAGACACTCAACGAAGAAAAAGAAACCGACGCGAAGCTGACCAAAATTGCCGAAGGTCGGGTGAACAAGAAAGCCGCCGACTCGAAGTAA
- a CDS encoding MFS transporter, with amino-acid sequence MQSTLTSPPKHSYRPLFSLPVIVAALGYFVDIYDLLLFGIVRVPSLKELGLTDEQISRVGVNILNWQMGGLLLGGILWGVLGDKRGRLSVLFGSIITYSLANIACGFVDQVTFMNPTDYYALIRFIAGIGLAGELGAGITLVSETLPKELRALGTSLVAGVGLFGAVVAYFTVEVFSWQTAFFIGGSMGIGLLLLRIGVFESGMYKEVAEQSHVSKGNFFAFFTNWERFVRYMKCIGIGLPTWFVIGILATLSNEFGKALGIDEPIKPGLAIMWCYVGLATGDLASGVISQALRSRKKAVALLMSFTLIGSLVYLYAGIDSAKMLYGLSLAMGFGIGYWAMFVTIGAEQFGTNLRATAATTVPNMVRGLVIPMTLTYQTLKPSLDVINAGAVVGALAFAIGFYSILTIPETHGKDLNYLE; translated from the coding sequence ATGCAATCAACCCTAACCTCTCCGCCAAAGCATTCTTACCGACCACTTTTCAGTCTGCCGGTCATTGTGGCGGCCCTTGGCTACTTCGTCGATATTTATGATCTGCTGCTTTTCGGTATCGTCCGCGTACCGAGCCTGAAAGAACTGGGGCTGACCGACGAGCAGATTTCCCGCGTGGGGGTCAATATCCTGAACTGGCAGATGGGCGGTCTGCTGCTGGGGGGGATTCTGTGGGGCGTGCTGGGCGACAAGCGGGGGCGGCTTTCGGTCCTCTTCGGTTCCATCATCACCTATTCCCTGGCGAACATCGCCTGCGGCTTCGTCGATCAGGTAACATTCATGAACCCGACGGACTATTACGCGCTCATCCGTTTCATCGCGGGCATCGGTCTGGCCGGTGAACTGGGCGCGGGCATTACGCTGGTTTCCGAAACGCTGCCGAAGGAGCTTCGGGCCCTCGGTACGTCGCTGGTGGCCGGGGTGGGTCTGTTTGGGGCCGTTGTTGCCTATTTTACGGTGGAGGTTTTCAGCTGGCAGACGGCTTTCTTCATCGGCGGGAGCATGGGCATCGGCCTGCTGCTGCTGCGGATTGGCGTTTTTGAGTCCGGAATGTACAAGGAAGTGGCCGAACAGAGCCACGTCTCCAAAGGCAACTTTTTTGCGTTCTTCACCAACTGGGAGCGCTTTGTTCGCTATATGAAGTGTATAGGCATCGGTCTGCCCACCTGGTTTGTCATCGGCATTCTGGCGACCCTCAGCAACGAGTTTGGCAAGGCGCTGGGCATTGACGAACCCATCAAGCCCGGTCTGGCAATCATGTGGTGCTACGTGGGACTGGCCACGGGCGATCTGGCGAGCGGCGTCATCAGTCAGGCACTGCGTTCCCGGAAAAAGGCGGTGGCGTTGCTGATGTCGTTCACCCTCATTGGCAGTCTTGTTTATCTTTACGCCGGGATCGACAGCGCCAAAATGCTATATGGCCTAAGTTTGGCGATGGGCTTCGGCATCGGTTACTGGGCCATGTTTGTGACCATCGGTGCCGAGCAGTTTGGCACGAACCTGCGGGCTACGGCCGCCACCACCGTACCGAACATGGTGCGCGGTCTGGTCATTCCCATGACGCTGACGTATCAGACGCTCAAGCCGTCTCTGGATGTCATCAACGCCGGAGCCGTCGTAGGCGCGCTCGCCTTTGCCATCGGCTTCTACTCCATCCTGACCATCCCGGAAACGCACGGCAAGGACCTGAATTATCTTGAATAA